A genomic window from Brevibacillus agri includes:
- the pdaA gene encoding delta-lactam-biosynthetic de-N-acetylase — protein sequence MKPRYKKLLHVGAILLLAFTLPLHAAVAHQDHPYHFGFKKSKNGQLPSINEEGFKSIVDRHGAVFLGDTSKKELYLTFDNGYENGFTPAILDTLQAKKVPAIFFVTGHYVKEQPELLKRMTQEGHLIGNHSWSHPDMTTVSNEKIKEELTRVSEAVAKVTGQANMRYLRPPRGIFSDRTLAVSKELGYTNVFWSIAYKDWDTKVQRGAKYAFDSVMSQLHPGAVILLHSVSKDNADALGSIIDEARKRGYEFKSLDQLPQKQAGTP from the coding sequence ATGAAACCACGCTACAAAAAGCTGCTTCACGTTGGCGCCATTCTGCTTTTGGCGTTCACCCTGCCGCTGCATGCGGCTGTCGCCCATCAGGACCATCCATACCATTTCGGCTTCAAAAAAAGCAAGAATGGACAGCTTCCTTCGATCAACGAAGAAGGCTTCAAAAGCATTGTAGATCGGCACGGCGCTGTTTTTTTGGGAGACACGTCGAAAAAAGAGCTGTATTTGACATTTGACAACGGGTATGAAAACGGCTTTACCCCGGCGATCCTGGACACGCTGCAAGCGAAAAAAGTGCCCGCGATTTTTTTTGTGACGGGCCATTACGTCAAGGAACAGCCTGAACTGTTGAAGCGGATGACGCAAGAAGGCCATCTCATCGGCAACCACTCCTGGAGCCATCCGGACATGACGACCGTGTCCAACGAAAAAATCAAGGAGGAGCTGACACGGGTCAGCGAGGCAGTCGCCAAAGTGACCGGACAGGCGAACATGCGTTACCTGCGTCCGCCCAGAGGCATTTTCAGCGACCGCACACTCGCCGTCAGCAAGGAGCTGGGCTATACGAACGTATTTTGGTCGATCGCCTACAAGGACTGGGATACAAAAGTGCAGCGCGGGGCGAAGTACGCATTTGACAGCGTCATGAGCCAGTTGCATCCGGGAGCCGTGATTCTCTTGCACTCTGTTTCCAAGGACAACGCAGATGCGCTCGGGTCCATCATCGACGAGGCCCGCAAGCGCGGCTACGAATTTAAAAGCCTGGACCAGTTGCCGCAAAAGCAGGCTGGCACTCCGTAA
- a CDS encoding DEAD/DEAH box helicase: MSFSISQQMIKEWCGRLSFERGKAFYRSQKVSIDHFQPEPARVRATVRAGSHDYRVMLELDEAGLVAACSCPTLHSYEQYCQHIAAALLAMRDLSADDLAPQASRGTRLPGADGSAASEAQLTQGIFDLFGKPRPHSIGTRKALFDQRALLELEIICKVIPYGFRKSVIGLELKLGPKRLYVVKNIREFLKRLESRQPTVFSAHFTYDPESHRFLPEQEAILQELIRVFQHEKLYRETAGYGYQEPKPVGTERTLILPPFAWDKLFDLLGQAPGVRVQQGERTYEQFQAQTGKVPLQFAFDAGERENEYRLTVDGLAELTVLEAYGFVLHGGVWMRQSADACKSLAQLKQMLEAHQREDIAVPQEKMESFMTRVVPGLMKLGSVQIAQAVADRIVQTQLQARLYLDRVRERLLAGLEFQYGDIVINPLAKETNGQQRRNDQILLRDGEREQRILELMDNSAFTRTEEGYYLEDEEAEFEFLHQTVSELEKWCKVYATTAVKLRLHSLHAPPKVKADVNERTNWLEVRFDIEGFPPSEIKQLLQALEEKRKYYRLPTGALLPLDTKEFEQINRFLDELGIRQAEWIGNGFALPAFRGLRLLDSSQPGKTVQLGKALRSFLENMRNPDNLDFHVPDTMQPVLRDYQKFGFQWLMTLAHYGFGGILADDMGLGKTVQSIAYILAKLPDIRREKQPVLIVSPASLLYNWRNELHKFAPELSVRVVDGSKEERNQARKEAGDADVWITSYPLLRRDYTEYAQRTFHTLILDEAQAFKNYATQTAQVVKRIFAKHRFALTGTPIENRLEELWSIFNVVFPQLFPGRKEFQDLPRDAIARRARPFLLRRLKTEVLRELPEKIESLQATELLPEQKKLYIAYLAQLQQEAAKHLHERTFDKNRIKILAGLTRLRQLCCHPGLFVEGYEGSSAKFEQLLEVLEECRSAGRRVLLFSQFTEMLSIIGRELGAYGVPFFYLDGNTPAARRIELCNRFNDGEGDLFLLSLKAGGTGLNLTGADTVILYDLWWNPAVEEQAADRAHRIGQKNVVQVIRLVAQGTVEEKMYELQQKKKHLIEEVIAPGEEAISSMSEEDIREILMIG, translated from the coding sequence ATGAGCTTTTCAATCAGCCAGCAAATGATAAAAGAATGGTGTGGCCGACTCTCCTTTGAACGGGGAAAAGCGTTTTACCGCTCGCAAAAAGTGAGCATCGACCACTTCCAGCCCGAGCCTGCCCGCGTCCGGGCCACCGTGCGGGCGGGCAGCCACGACTATCGGGTGATGCTCGAACTGGATGAGGCAGGGCTCGTGGCGGCGTGTAGCTGTCCGACGCTGCATTCGTATGAACAATACTGCCAGCATATCGCGGCGGCTCTTTTGGCAATGCGCGATCTGTCAGCGGACGATTTGGCGCCACAGGCGAGCCGGGGGACGCGTTTACCGGGTGCGGACGGCTCCGCCGCAAGCGAAGCGCAACTGACGCAGGGCATTTTCGATCTGTTCGGCAAGCCGCGTCCGCACAGTATAGGCACGCGAAAAGCGCTGTTCGACCAGCGAGCGTTGCTGGAGCTGGAAATCATTTGCAAAGTGATACCGTATGGCTTTCGCAAATCGGTAATCGGGCTTGAACTGAAGCTGGGGCCGAAGCGGCTGTACGTCGTAAAAAACATTCGCGAGTTTTTGAAGCGGCTGGAGAGCAGGCAGCCGACCGTCTTTTCCGCGCATTTTACTTACGACCCGGAAAGCCACCGCTTTTTGCCCGAGCAGGAGGCGATTCTCCAGGAGCTGATCCGCGTGTTCCAGCATGAAAAGCTGTATCGGGAGACGGCTGGCTACGGCTATCAGGAGCCAAAGCCGGTGGGGACGGAGCGCACGTTGATTTTGCCGCCGTTTGCCTGGGACAAGCTGTTCGATTTGCTCGGGCAGGCTCCCGGTGTGCGCGTCCAGCAGGGCGAGCGCACGTATGAGCAGTTTCAGGCGCAGACGGGAAAGGTGCCGCTGCAGTTCGCCTTCGATGCGGGGGAGCGCGAAAACGAGTATCGGCTGACAGTGGACGGGCTTGCCGAGCTGACCGTGCTGGAGGCGTACGGGTTTGTCCTGCACGGCGGCGTCTGGATGCGGCAGTCCGCTGACGCGTGCAAAAGTCTCGCGCAGCTCAAGCAGATGCTGGAGGCGCATCAGCGCGAGGACATCGCGGTTCCGCAGGAGAAAATGGAGTCGTTCATGACCAGGGTCGTCCCTGGGCTGATGAAGCTGGGCAGCGTGCAGATCGCGCAGGCGGTCGCCGATCGGATCGTCCAGACGCAACTGCAGGCTCGGCTCTATTTGGACCGGGTACGGGAGCGGCTGTTGGCCGGGCTGGAGTTTCAGTATGGCGACATCGTCATCAATCCGCTGGCAAAAGAGACGAATGGGCAACAGCGCCGCAACGATCAGATTTTACTGCGCGACGGCGAGCGGGAGCAGCGCATTTTGGAGCTGATGGACAACAGCGCGTTCACCCGGACCGAAGAGGGGTATTACCTTGAAGACGAGGAAGCCGAGTTCGAGTTTTTGCACCAGACCGTCTCCGAGCTGGAAAAATGGTGCAAGGTGTATGCGACGACGGCGGTCAAGCTGCGGCTGCACTCCTTGCACGCGCCGCCCAAAGTGAAAGCCGATGTGAACGAGCGGACGAACTGGCTGGAGGTTCGCTTCGATATCGAAGGCTTTCCGCCCTCCGAAATCAAACAACTGCTGCAGGCGCTGGAGGAAAAGCGCAAATATTACCGCTTGCCGACAGGAGCGCTGCTGCCGCTTGATACAAAAGAATTTGAACAGATCAACCGGTTCCTGGATGAGCTGGGGATTCGCCAGGCGGAATGGATCGGGAACGGCTTTGCGCTCCCGGCCTTTCGCGGCTTGCGCTTGCTCGATTCGTCCCAGCCGGGCAAGACGGTGCAGTTGGGCAAGGCGTTGCGGAGCTTTTTGGAAAATATGCGCAACCCGGACAATCTCGACTTCCACGTTCCGGACACGATGCAGCCTGTGCTCCGCGATTACCAGAAGTTCGGCTTCCAGTGGCTGATGACGCTCGCCCACTACGGCTTCGGCGGCATTTTGGCGGACGATATGGGCCTTGGCAAAACGGTGCAAAGCATCGCGTACATCCTCGCCAAGCTGCCGGACATTCGCCGCGAAAAGCAGCCGGTGCTGATCGTCTCGCCTGCGTCGCTTTTGTACAACTGGCGCAACGAGCTGCACAAGTTTGCTCCTGAGCTGAGCGTGCGCGTCGTGGACGGCAGCAAGGAAGAACGGAACCAGGCGCGAAAGGAAGCGGGAGATGCCGATGTGTGGATTACGTCTTATCCGCTGCTGCGCAGAGATTACACGGAGTACGCCCAGCGCACGTTCCATACGCTGATTCTGGACGAGGCGCAGGCGTTCAAAAACTATGCGACACAGACGGCGCAGGTCGTGAAGCGCATTTTTGCCAAGCACCGCTTTGCCTTGACGGGGACGCCGATCGAAAACAGGCTGGAGGAACTGTGGTCGATCTTCAACGTTGTGTTTCCACAACTGTTTCCCGGGCGCAAGGAATTTCAGGATTTGCCCCGAGACGCCATCGCCAGGCGTGCGCGGCCGTTCCTTTTGCGCAGGCTGAAAACCGAGGTGCTGCGTGAGCTGCCGGAAAAAATCGAATCGCTGCAAGCCACCGAGCTTTTGCCGGAGCAAAAAAAGCTGTACATCGCGTACTTGGCGCAGTTGCAGCAGGAGGCCGCCAAACATTTGCACGAGCGCACCTTTGACAAAAACCGGATCAAAATATTGGCCGGCTTGACCCGGCTTCGCCAGCTTTGCTGCCATCCTGGCCTGTTCGTGGAAGGCTACGAAGGCAGCTCGGCCAAATTCGAGCAACTGCTGGAAGTGCTGGAGGAATGCCGGAGCGCGGGGCGGAGGGTGCTTTTGTTCTCGCAATTTACGGAAATGCTTTCGATCATCGGACGAGAGCTTGGGGCTTACGGCGTCCCGTTTTTTTACCTGGACGGCAACACGCCAGCCGCCCGGCGCATCGAGTTGTGCAACCGATTTAACGACGGAGAGGGCGACTTGTTTCTCCTGTCTTTAAAAGCCGGGGGAACAGGCTTGAACCTGACCGGAGCCGACACCGTCATTTTGTACGATCTGTGGTGGAATCCGGCTGTAGAGGAGCAGGCGGCGGACAGGGCGCACCGCATCGGGCAAAAAAACGTCGTCCAGGTCATTCGGCTGGTCGCGCAGGGGACGGTAGAGGAAAAAATGTACGAGCTTCAGCAAAAGAAAAAGCATTTGATTGAGGAAGTCATAGCGCCAGGCGAGGAAGCGATCTCCTCCATGAGCGAAGAAGACATCCGGGAAATATTGATGATCGGCTAA